TGGCCCATTTTTAATGTTCTCTGTTTGTTACCTTCTCATGTTTGCGTGTCAAAACAGGGGAGGCAATAGCTCTGGGTTTCCAGCATTACATTTTGGCCTTAGGAACTGCAGTTATGATCCCAACATTCCTTTTCCGTTTGATGGGCGGCACAGATGTGAGCCAATTCTCTGTGGTTTAGATTTTTTATCACAACTTTGTTCTGAGTTGGAAATTAGATAGTAAATTCCGTGATTTTGTGTTCAGTTTTTAAGAAGTGTGATTATTTTTCCTGCCCATCTACATGGGCTTGCATAGTTGATATGACTTTCTTTTGTGCCTTTGATCCTCCAGAATGATAAAGTGAGGGTGGTACAGACTCTGCTTTTTGTTGAAGGAATTAATACATTACTACAAACATTATTTGGGACCCGGTTGCCAACCGTGATCGGAGGATCTTATGCATTCATGGTCCCCATTATATCCATAATTCATGATAAGTCCCTGATGAGCATCGAAGACCCTCATCTGGTTAGTCCAATGATTTCTATCATTTTTCAGTGCTcacttctttattatttttcttaaaagttGAACCTTCAGTGGAAGGACATGTTCTTTCGGTGGATACTCGTGTGACCTACTCACTTACCCAGTTGGCTTTATCATATCAAACTTAATCAAGATAAGTACACATGGTTTAAGAGCTTAAACTATTCAAATTTGTTTGAAGATCCAAGAAAAGGTGTTTTAGTGCGGATGGGCGAGTTGGTGGGTCAAAGTGTGTTTTCGAACATAATCTTAACTTTGTAACATAATCTAATCtttgtaatattaaattctCAATTCACAGTAACTCTTATCAGCTAAATGTAATGGCAAGCTGcaatattttttgtttcctttggcATTGAGTATTGATAACGAAGTCCAAACTAATAATTTGGAGTTGCATAAGATCTCAATAAAGAGTTTCTcgtaagagttttgttacaagCAAAGTTGCGTATTAATTTACataccaatattgattcttttatatttaaaatttaaattagcattgtttttaataaaatctactttttggcCAATCACGTGAGATTGATGCACAAATTAGTGcgcaattatgcttgtaactagatttttccttctcGTAAGTGTACATCGGATAATCTAAGGATGAATTCAAAGGCAAGTTGCCGTTGTATTCAGCtgcattcattttttaatatgttacatCATAAGTACCTGATACCTCATATACTGATTTTGGAGAATTTGAGTGTGACCTGCTTGTCGTTTTATAGAGCAAAACTAAGTGCTTGCATTTACTTGTAGAGATTTCTTAACACCATGAGAGCAGTCCAAGGTGCTCTGATAGTGGCATCAAGCGTACAAATTATTTTGGGATTCAGTCAAATGTGGGCCATCTGTTCCAGGTACAACTTTTTACAGTCTTGGTCAAAGTTACGAATCCGAGTaccagtttttctttttccatagaTTACATGATTGCATTCTTTTCACCTTTTCAGGTTCTTCAGCCCTGTTGGAATGGCCCCTGTGATTGCGCTGGTGGGTTTTGGTCTGTTTGATAGAGGTTTCCCTGTGGTATAAGAATATTATtgccaattttctttttaatcctcAGTACTTTTCCAAATTGAATCTAAAGAAAAAGTATCACTTGTTATGTCCTTCAGACTGTATTTTGATTTAGTGAATTTCTATCAGGTTGGACGGTGTGTGGAAATTGGCGTTCCCATGCTTATTCTGTTTATAGCCTTTTCCCAGGTACTACTGCTATGTCTTTTTTTAGCCAAGACTGCTAATAAATTTGTGCTGATACGTATATAAAAGCAAGCTTAGGCGTTCTTATCGTATATATCCCATATACTTGGGCTTTTACCTATTCTTTACgtcaataaaatcttgtttattgattaaaaaaaaaaaaaatcctgtcGGAAGAAAGAAGATGCCACATTGAGTAGCATACATACTTTCATGATTAGGAGCAACTTTTacgtaaaaaattaatttgtttggtTAATCTTGGTtgtgaatatatattaattatgtcCTAAATTTTTAACCTTTGTCAAAGTGGGAAtttttggaagttgaaactcaAATGTAGTATTTAAGAGTCAACTCAGTCCGACTTTTAAGAGAACTTCTCAGGAAACTCATTTTAATTGTGCAGAAATTGAACAATACTACATTTTCTAAAACTACTATTGATTTATATGGATGATTTAAAACGggaaaattgggaaaaaaatgtCCTTGGGATCTCTCTTTCCCTGATGCCAAATTTGCTATATATTGTGCCAGGTCTGGTTTCCTTGTTGCATAAAACAGATATACTTGCCAGATATGATAAGCATTCTAACTGTGGATGTTTGCCTTTTTGTATACAGTACTTAAAAAATTTTCAGGCAAGACAACTTCCAATACTAGAGAGGTTTGCTCTCTTGATATCAATCACTGTGATATGGGCATATGCACACCTCTTGACAGCCAGTGGCGCATACAGACATCGACCAGATTTAACCCAACTTAACTGTCGAACTGACAAGGCCAATCTCATTTCTTCTGCTCCATGGTTGGTAGCTAAAGTAGCCCTTGTCAAATAAATGTTTATCAAATGTAAGAGACTAAATACTCTCACTGATAGATGGATGATACACAATATCGGGATTCATCCTGCTGAGGATCATAATGGTTTCTGaggatcaaatgaaaaaaaaaaatatgaggaCCAAAGCTTCGCTCTAATTAAATTTTGTTTACTGGAAATTTCTGGAGAAGAAAATGGGCTTGTGATATGCAATTGAAAATCATATAGAGGAAGCTGCAAATAGAAAGCTTGATTGCCTCCATCTCACACATTGCACTAGAACATGATGTAATACAATGATTCAAAGAATATTCATAAATTCTTCTCCCATACTTGGTAGAAAGATTGTGAAAAATTGGACGAAACTTTTATCAACTGCCTGTTTGACCTTGAAATTGATTTGTTGTCAGGATAAAGATCCCATACCCTCTTCAATGGGGTGCTCCAACCTTTGACGCTGGTCATGCTTTTGGAATGATGGCTGCTGCTCTAGTTTCATTGATTGAGGTATTACTGTGTAAACTATTGGATCCATCAAAGATGTAGTAGTTTTGATACGAGAAAGTAATGTTATTGTTTGCTTTTACAGTCAACTGGTGCTTACAAGGCTGCATCACGTCTAGCAAGCGCTACACCACCTCCAGCTTATGTTCTTAGCCGTGGTATTGGCTGGCAGGGAATTGGGATCCTGCTGAGTGGACTCTTTGGAACATTGACTGGCTCAACAGTCTCCGTGTATGCATGGTTTCCTTCTTGCCTTTTTAACTTTCTCACTTATAAGCTGTGACTCATAATTTATGGGAAACAACAGAGAAAATGTAGGGCTTCTGGGAAGCACTCGTGTTGGAAGCCGCAGGGTTATCCAAATCTCTGCTGGTTTTATGATATTCTTCTCTATGCTAGGTGAGGGACAGAACATATATTATTCAATGTACTTGCCTGTATAATCACGCTTCTTGTTCTTGAGACTAATGTTTTCGCTTTTAATTTAACTCTGATTTCTTGATTCGTGCAGGAAAATTTGGAGCCTTGTTTGCATCAATACCCTTCACTATATTTGCTGCGGtgtattgtgttttgtttggtctTGTTGGTGGGTTTATGCTCATAGCTTCTCTTCTCCTCTTCTCTGCACAAGTGTTGACATAATTTTGTTTTCAGCTTCGGTGGGTCTGTCATTTCTGCAATTCACGAACATGAACTCGTTGAGGAACCTCTTTATCACAGGTGTAGCCTTCTTCCTAGGTTTGTCTGTTCCCGAGTATTTTAGGGAATACACTGCCAATGCTCTTCATGGTCCTGCACATACCAGTGCTGGATGGGTGAGTTTGTCTCGTTATCTGTACTTAAGTTTGCAATTTGAAACTGTACACAGCCGCCACGAGAAATTACAATCTATCTGAAAAAAGAGTAGTATTTAAAGGATCGAACTTCTAATATCTTCTCATCCATGCTTTTGTACTGACTTAGAGTAGTAACTTGTGCACATCACCACTAGCATCACTATTTACATTACCTTAACTCTTTGTGAAATTTGATCTGACCATCATCCCTATCAACTTGTGCTTCTTTGATGTGCTTCTTTGATGTGCAGTTCAACGATTTCCTTAATACAATCTTCTTTTCATCCCCGACTGTTGCAATGATTGTTGCAATTTTCTTGGACAACACACTCGACTACAAGAATAGTGCCAGAGACAGGGGAATGCCATGGTGGGTTAAATTTCGGACATTTAAGGGAGACAGCCGTAATGAGGAGTTCTACACCCTCCCTTTTAATCTCAACCGTTTCTTCCCTCCCTCTTGAACAAGTGGTGCCcattaagaagaaagatgtcAGAGGAAAAGCATCATTTCCTGTTCCTGATGAGGATTACATGATTTGGTCACAATTTCCGTGAAAGAAGAGTGCAACAAAGATCAATATCTTCTCTGAATGGCAAAGGAATGCCACCTTTGCTTGCTCTTCCTTTTTGTCATtgctttataatatatttgactCGGATTTTCTGGGGTATAAtgcaataaaaactaatttgtaCGTCCCGTTCGGCGTTAGCAATCAGTTTGGTTCGAGAAGGACAAGTTGCAGCAGAGAGAcccaatgaaaattaaataggGTTCTGAACACACATTGATATTCAAGAGACGGTAGTACCAAAATCTAGAGACGAATCCATATGCAAAAATGTGTTGGGCTTTGGATGCCTATACCCATTTATATTGTTATCAGAGATTTTGAATCAAGtacatcccaaaaaaaaaaaaagataagagaAAGAAAATTACACTGTAAGCTTGAACACTGCATATGTTACCGCTTGAAAATCTCAACTATCTGAACAGATAAGGGGAAAAAACGTTCAAAAGATAAAAGAGCTTAAAAGAGTGGCCAAGATAAGGACATGCTACTGAGCTTTGCACATGCACTCAGGGCACCTTGGCTGTCGATAAATGCTCCGCCCAAAGCCCCTCACACGCACCCTTTGACCTTCATCGATCATCTTTTTCACTCTGTATTCAAAACTGTTCCAACCAATTGTGCTATTCTCCGACAAAATTATTGCCAGCCTCTTCTTGTTAGGCCGCAAGGTAGGAGCACGGCCACCACCATAGTAAGTTCGGAGTCCAGTCACCAGGGATGAAAGTTGGCTTCCAGAGTCTGTCATGGCAAAAACATCCGCAGTTGCACATGCAATAAAGTCCAGTGCAGCTAACTGCATACACAGCAACTCTTTATCTTTAGTAAATATATCAACCAACGTGAGTAGAGAATTGGAGTCCAAATTGTAAATGTATACTATCGATACTATCCATTTCAAGTGAAATAAAGAGGATCCTGTTCTGTGTAACTATAGGCACCCATCTTACGCACTCTTTTAATTAATACCATATGACATAAGGGAAGGCACTGTGATTATTAGTGACACAAGAGAGATCACTTACCCAGTACATGGTGCTAATTAATTCAGTACATGGTGCTAAAACCTCGCACTACAATATAATTTGGTTTCATGAATGACAAAATTTCATGGCATTCAAAATAAAGAACACCGACTACCAATTAGAGATTTGCATCCTGTTCAGTTAGTACGTACGACTTTAAATCCTTTGAACAAGGTGCCCATTGCCTACTTCTCAGTTTGTCTTGTGGGCTATACAAGGAATAGATTTGAATTCTTCCATGAATTTCAAGAGAGAGTTTTCATGCTGTGTATGTATATGATTCTATCTTTTTCAGAGAAGAATAGTTTTTTACCTGAGAAGAGAAATTTCTAAAAGGTGCAAGTTCGTGGGGAGTTAGAATGGTTTCCTTTGTGACCAAATTGGGATAGAGGCTGGTGAAGGAATCCATCCTGGATTTTTCTCCATAAATATGAGAACCAGCTAAATAAATGTAAGTTCcacgcttaaaaccaagtccAGATAGGACCAGTGCTGCTTCTTCTGGTGTCAGTGGACACCTTCCCAACTTTCTTAATTCTGTTGGAGAAACAGGGCTGCAAACAGCAATACAGTGTGTGAGATAGATTGGTAAACTAATATATATTCGTAAAAACAATGTTAAACCTCAAGAACCCATACCTTGAGTTCTTTAAGCGCTCAATAAGCAGAGGAAAATGGATTTCTCTATAGGCTTGAAGTTCCTTTTTCTCACTTGCTCCACCTCCAAATTCACACAGGGAGTAGGCCACCATATCCATTTCAAATCTCAAATGTAGAGCAAGATATTTGGATGGGCTTCTAGCAGCATCATTCTCATTCGATAGATTTTCAGGCATGAAGTTTCCTAGTAATTGTCGGTCCAGCATACTCCTTGCAGCATCATATTTTCTAATCCTTCTGACCAATAATGAACCAACTTGTTGGATTTTTGGCACGAACTTCAAAGCATGGAAGTTACATTTGCATCTTAATCTCTGTCAGAAGTTCAAGTATAGTTTAACTGATTCGTAAAGGCATCATGATAATGCATACTGGATAACTATACAGGAGTAATTCAAGATATAACATGTAATCGGAGTAAATGGAATGGTGAAGAGCAAAGGCCTTAATTACTTAACAGTAATCAGTTagttatctttctttttttttttttcttttttttgagtAAATCATTGGGTTAGAAGTTGAAGTAGACATTTCCCTTTAGTGGGAGGCATGCTTCTGAATTATTGTGTGATTGAAGTATGcataggtaaaaaaaaaaaaaaaactgtatgtCGTAAGAATATTCAAACTTGTAGGGTCTGTTAaccaattaagaaaaaaaatccacCTAGGGAGCATAAAAGATTTGACTTGAGATAAGTGCCAGAGAAGGAAAAGGCCTATAGAAGATTGCATTTAGAGTAAGTAATTTtagttatataaaatgtgtATGCACTCATGTATGTGTGCATTTCTGTTTTCCGATATATGCCATACGCCTAATGTGCAAAGAAATTTTCTTATGTCGCAAAGAAACTCCAAAATGATG
This sequence is a window from Carya illinoinensis cultivar Pawnee chromosome 9, C.illinoinensisPawnee_v1, whole genome shotgun sequence. Protein-coding genes within it:
- the LOC122275967 gene encoding nucleobase-ascorbate transporter 2-like isoform X1; translated protein: MEAPKPEEISHPPMDQLQGLEYCIDSNPSWGEAIALGFQHYILALGTAVMIPTFLFRLMGGTDNDKVRVVQTLLFVEGINTLLQTLFGTRLPTVIGGSYAFMVPIISIIHDKSLMSIEDPHLRFLNTMRAVQGALIVASSVQIILGFSQMWAICSRFFSPVGMAPVIALVGFGLFDRGFPVVGRCVEIGVPMLILFIAFSQYLKNFQARQLPILERFALLISITVIWAYAHLLTASGAYRHRPDLTQLNCRTDKANLISSAPWIKIPYPLQWGAPTFDAGHAFGMMAAALVSLIESTGAYKAASRLASATPPPAYVLSRGIGWQGIGILLSGLFGTLTGSTVSVENVGLLGSTRVGSRRVIQISAGFMIFFSMLGKFGALFASIPFTIFAAVYCVLFGLVASVGLSFLQFTNMNSLRNLFITGVAFFLGLSVPEYFREYTANALHGPAHTSAGWFNDFLNTIFFSSPTVAMIVAIFLDNTLDYKNSARDRGMPWWVKFRTFKGDSRNEEFYTLPFNLNRFFPPS
- the LOC122275967 gene encoding nucleobase-ascorbate transporter 2-like isoform X2 — protein: MEAPKPEEISHPPMDQLQGLEYCIDSNPSWGEAIALGFQHYILALGTAVMIPTFLFRLMGGTDNDKVRVVQTLLFVEGINTLLQTLFGTRLPTVIGGSYAFMVPIISIIHDKSLMSIEDPHLRFLNTMRAVQGALIVASSVQIILGFSQMWAICSRFFSPVGMAPVIALVGRCVEIGVPMLILFIAFSQYLKNFQARQLPILERFALLISITVIWAYAHLLTASGAYRHRPDLTQLNCRTDKANLISSAPWIKIPYPLQWGAPTFDAGHAFGMMAAALVSLIESTGAYKAASRLASATPPPAYVLSRGIGWQGIGILLSGLFGTLTGSTVSVENVGLLGSTRVGSRRVIQISAGFMIFFSMLGKFGALFASIPFTIFAAVYCVLFGLVASVGLSFLQFTNMNSLRNLFITGVAFFLGLSVPEYFREYTANALHGPAHTSAGWFNDFLNTIFFSSPTVAMIVAIFLDNTLDYKNSARDRGMPWWVKFRTFKGDSRNEEFYTLPFNLNRFFPPS
- the LOC122275967 gene encoding nucleobase-ascorbate transporter 2-like isoform X3, which produces MEAPKPEEISHPPMDQLQGLEYCIDSNPSWGEAIALGFQHYILALGTAVMIPTFLFRLMGGTDNDKVRVVQTLLFVEGINTLLQTLFGTRLPTVIGGSYAFMVPIISIIHDKSLMSIEDPHLRFLNTMRAVQGALIVASSVQIILGFSQMWAICSRFFSPVGMAPVIALVGFGLFDRGFPVVGRCVEIGVPMLILFIAFSQYLKNFQARQLPILERFALLISITVIWAYAHLLTASGAYRHRPDLTQLNCRTDKANLISSAPWIKIPYPLQWGAPTFDAGHAFGMMAAALVSLIESTGAYKAASRLASATPPPAYVLSRGIGWQGIGILLSGLFGTLTGSTVSVENVGLLGSTRVGSRRVIQISAGFMIFFSMLGKFGALFASIPFTIFAAVYCVLFGLVASVGLSFLQFTNMNSLRNLFITVQRFP
- the LOC122275965 gene encoding O-fucosyltransferase 8 isoform X4 translates to MYDRLLNLASGALAEKEFKQETSRLWEEPYPKASAWKPCADRKLPSNLGKFDKDNGYILISANGGLNQQRVAICNAVAVASLLNATLVIPRFLYSNVWNDPSQFGDIYQEEYFMNVLKDEINIVKELPPDLGSLDIEALGSLITDADLPKEAKPADYFRNILPILLQNGIVHFLGFGNRLGFDPLPSKLQRLRCKCNFHALKFVPKIQQVGSLLVRRIRKYDAARSMLDRQLLGNFMPENLSNENDAARSPSKYLALHLRFEMDMVAYSLCEFGGGASEKKELQAYREIHFPLLIERLKNSSPVSPTELRKLGRCPLTPEEAALVLSGLGFKRGTYIYLAGSHIYGEKSRMDSFTSLYPNLVTKETILTPHELAPFRNFSSQLAALDFIACATADVFAMTDSGSQLSSLVTGLRTYYGGGRAPTLRPNKKRLAIILSENSTIGWNSFEYRVKKMIDEGQRVRVRGFGRSIYRQPRCPECMCKAQ
- the LOC122275965 gene encoding O-fucosyltransferase 8 isoform X3, producing the protein MYDRLLNLASGALAEVSSKTSMKEFKQETSRLWEEPYPKASAWKPCADRKLPSNLGKFDKDNGYILISANGGLNQQRVAICNAVAVASLLNATLVIPRFLYSNVWNDPSQFGDIYQEEYFMNVLKDEINIVKELPPDLGSLDIEALGSLITDADLPKEAKPADYFRNILPILLQNGIVHFLGFGNRLGFDPLPSKLQRLRCKCNFHALKFVPKIQQVGSLLVRRIRKYDAARSMLDRQLLGNFMPENLSNENDAARSPSKYLALHLRFEMDMVAYSLCEFGGGASEKKELQAYREIHFPLLIERLKNSSPVSPTELRKLGRCPLTPEEAALVLSGLGFKRGTYIYLAGSHIYGEKSRMDSFTSLYPNLVTKETILTPHELAPFRNFSSQLAALDFIACATADVFAMTDSGSQLSSLVTGLRTYYGGGRAPTLRPNKKRLAIILSENSTIGWNSFEYRVKKMIDEGQRVRVRGFGRSIYRQPRCPECMCKAQ